The following proteins are encoded in a genomic region of Phragmites australis chromosome 9, lpPhrAust1.1, whole genome shotgun sequence:
- the LOC133928285 gene encoding E3 ubiquitin-protein ligase XB3-like, protein MGHGVSCARTGDEHDYFRAAQLGDLDALGALLAADPSLARRATLYDRLSALHIAAANGHLEVLSMILDRGVPPDALNRHKQTPLMLAAMHGKINCVLKLLQAGANILMFDSVHARTCLHHAAYFGHVDCLQAILSAAQTTPVADSWGFARFVNVRDDHGATPLHLAARQGRPGGVQVLLENGAIVSALTASYGFPGSTSLHLAARSGSLDCIRKLLAWGADRLQRDSAGRIPYAVALKRNYGACAALLNPSSAEPIVWPSPLKFISELDPEAKALLEAALIVANREREKRILNGTKYSVSSPSHCDVDADVVDDASSEVSDTELCCICFDQACTIEVQDCGHQMCAPCTLALCCHSKPNPTTLTLPSPACPFCRGSISRLVVARTSTASDHEKPASPQLARRQSRRSHNHSEGSSSFKGLSSAMGSFSKIGRGSNRIVDSDNGNLDKPEHDL, encoded by the exons ATGGGGCACGGCGTCAGCTGCGCCCGCACCGGCGACGAGCACGACTACTTCCGCGCGGCGCAGCTCGGGGACCTCGACGCCCTGGGCGCGCTCCTCGCCGCCGACCCTTCCCTCGCCCGCCGCGCAACGCTCTACGACCGCCTCTCCGCCCTCCACATCGCTGCCGCCAATGGCCACCTCGAG GTGCTGTCCATGATCTTGGATCGCGGGGTGCCGCCGGACGCGCTGAATCGGCACAAGCAG ACTCCGCTGATGCTCGCGGCCATGCACGGCAAGATCAACTGCGTGCTCAAGCTCCTCCAAGCGGGCGCCAAT ATCTTGATGTTCGATTCGGTGCACGCGAGGACCTGCCTGCACCACGCGGCGTACTTCGGCCATGTCGACTGCCTGCAGGCCATCCTGTCGGCGGCGCAGACCACGCCGGTGGCCGATTCATG GGGTTTCGCCCGGTTCGTCAACGTCAGGGACGACCACGGCGCGACGCCGCTGCATCTCGCGGCCAGGCAGGGGCGGCCTGGGGGCGTGCAAGTGCTGCTGGAGAACGGCGCCATCGTGTCGGCTTTGACCGCTTCATACGG CTTCCCTGGCAGCACATCGTTGCATCTTGCCGCTCGCAGCGGGAGCCTGGATTGCATCCGGAAACTGCTCGCCTGGGGAGCCGATCGTCTCCAAAGGGACTCAGCAGG GAGAATCCCCTACGCTGTAGCGCTGAAGCGCAACTATGGAGCATGTGCAGCTTTGCTAAACCCTTCATCAGCAGAGCCCATAGTGTGGCCTTCCCCACTAAAGTTCATCAGCGAGCTTGATCCGGAAGCAAAGGCTCTCCTCGAAGCAGCCTTGATAGTAGCCaacagggagagggagaagaggatcTTGAATGGCACAAAGTACTCTGTGTCATCACCTTCACATTGCGATGTTGATGCCGATGTTGTCGACGATGCATCCTCAGAG GTGAGCGACACGGAGCTCTGCTGCATCTGCTTCGACCAGGCTTGCACCATCGAGGTGCAAGACTGCGGGCACCAGATGTGCGCGCCGTGCACGCTGGCGCTGTGCTGCCACAGCAAGCCCAACCCTACGACCCTGACCCTGCCCTCACCGGCCTGCCCGTTCTGCCGCGGCAGCATCTCGCGGCTGGTGGTGGCCCGAACAAGCACTGCCAGTGATCACGAGAAGCCAGCCTCCCCGCAGCTCGCCCGAAGGCAGTCGCGGCGGTCTCACAACCACAGTGAGGGGAGCAGCAGCTTCAAGGGGCTCTCTTCGGCCATGGGCTCCTTCTCAAAGATCGGCCGTGGCTCGAACCGAATTGTCGACAGCGACAATGGCAACCTTGACAAGCCTGAGCACGATCTGTGA